One genomic segment of Candidatus Fukatsuia endosymbiont of Tuberolachnus salignus includes these proteins:
- the fliJ gene encoding flagellar export protein FliJ — MNSILEKLLQLRHQKVNKLTAQLSQQKRLCLRYEKNINALTALSNKSPTIHATSAALLSNKSSYKKNIQRVINWQKQEQQLADIQAQNLQISLKQQVCQEKMVEIVLEQQQHAFILAQARKELKISDGISTQCWLRNHV, encoded by the coding sequence ATGAACTCTATATTGGAAAAATTATTGCAATTACGTCACCAGAAAGTTAACAAATTAACCGCTCAGCTATCACAACAGAAAAGACTTTGTCTGCGTTATGAAAAAAATATTAATGCATTAACAGCATTATCAAATAAAAGCCCTACGATCCATGCTACTTCTGCAGCGTTACTGAGCAATAAATCCAGTTATAAAAAAAACATTCAACGGGTCATTAACTGGCAGAAGCAAGAACAACAATTGGCCGATATTCAGGCGCAGAATTTACAAATTAGCTTAAAACAACAAGTCTGCCAGGAAAAAATGGTTGAAATAGTATTAGAGCAACAACAACATGCTTTCATTTTGGCACAAGCACGTAAAGAACTAAAAATTAGTGACGGTATTTCAACACAATGTTGGTTACGTAATCATGTCTAA
- a CDS encoding glycosyltransferase family A protein — protein sequence MINTLVKASLKRSQNKKIIEGQFQPFVSVICPTYNRREFLPYLLYIYQYQDYPADRRELILLDDSEHSNQDLITLLVGSASDETIRYIYSDKRLALGEKRNQLNVLATGEYIICMDDDDYYPPDKISYTITQMKNNYAQFSGSDQIYVWYSHLNKIYKTTSMGANHALNGTFAYHRNYLKKNRYLDKKILAEEAEFLRNFTVPVLQIEPRKAILCIAHNHNTFDKDFIISSNEASDFTLEDIVEDKNLLAYYHRLTQAPASLKVNWAFFEKIVIVTRNDDISHWQQLQKKFTDLGINAEQLVHYPLLQHPSHIVSQSKTHLAILQQAKDAAWRNYLLLEEDIEFVKKDRTLNHVNRLFTFLTSFPWEVILLGGQYGELQTLTVLPGVARVQIASAACAYAVNQPYYDILLQDMTKGITYQQQIASPADYSLNAYWLIPMQRDRWLGLYPSFAYQSK from the coding sequence TTGATTAATACCTTGGTGAAGGCATCGCTTAAGCGGAGCCAGAATAAAAAAATCATAGAAGGTCAATTTCAGCCGTTTGTCAGCGTTATTTGTCCAACTTACAATAGGCGTGAGTTTCTACCTTATCTATTGTATATCTATCAATATCAAGACTATCCTGCTGATCGCCGTGAGCTGATTCTTCTGGATGATTCTGAACACAGCAATCAGGATTTGATAACATTACTGGTTGGTAGCGCGAGTGATGAAACTATTCGCTATATATACAGCGATAAACGTCTAGCTTTGGGGGAGAAACGTAACCAATTAAATGTATTGGCGACAGGGGAATATATTATCTGTATGGATGATGACGATTATTATCCTCCGGATAAAATTTCTTACACTATCACGCAAATGAAAAATAATTACGCACAATTCTCTGGTTCAGATCAAATTTATGTTTGGTACAGTCATTTAAATAAAATATACAAGACAACATCGATGGGGGCTAATCATGCATTAAATGGTACCTTTGCATATCATCGTAATTATCTGAAGAAAAATCGTTATCTTGATAAAAAGATCCTGGCGGAAGAAGCGGAGTTTTTACGCAACTTTACTGTGCCGGTTTTACAGATTGAACCACGGAAGGCTATTTTGTGTATTGCACATAATCACAATACCTTTGATAAAGATTTTATTATTAGTTCTAATGAAGCATCAGATTTTACGCTTGAGGATATCGTCGAAGATAAAAATTTATTGGCTTATTATCACCGTCTCACTCAGGCGCCAGCATCGCTGAAAGTAAATTGGGCATTCTTTGAAAAAATAGTGATAGTAACACGCAACGATGATATTTCTCATTGGCAACAGTTACAGAAAAAATTTACTGACCTTGGTATCAACGCAGAACAACTGGTTCATTATCCTCTGTTGCAGCATCCCTCTCACATTGTTTCCCAAAGTAAGACTCACCTGGCGATATTACAACAGGCTAAAGATGCCGCATGGCGTAATTATTTACTCCTTGAAGAAGATATTGAATTTGTAAAAAAAGACAGAACGTTAAATCATGTAAATCGTTTGTTCACATTTTTAACCTCATTTCCTTGGGAGGTTATATTATTGGGCGGTCAGTACGGAGAACTGCAAACACTGACTGTGTTGCCTGGCGTCGCTCGGGTCCAGATAGCATCAGCCGCTTGTGCTTATGCAGTCAATCAACCTTATTACGATATCCTATTACAGGATATGACAAAAGGCATCACATACCAGCAACAAATTGCATCACCAGCGGATTATTCATTAAATGCTTATTGGCTAATCCCGATGCAACGCGATCGCTGGCTAGGCCTTTATCCCAGTTTTGCTTATCAAAGCAAATAA
- the flgN gene encoding flagellar protein FlgN: MNATQSLKQLLLTIQSDRKHYISLDKLLLTQRQCMITCNATKLLAVNERLSEIYHALSQTATERLALLKKLKVTADSKGMQILFQRLPEQYREHVTALWADLEQRVLSCQQKNLSNGKLISMQHDIFAPLLGYKEAFLYAG, encoded by the coding sequence ATGAACGCAACCCAAAGTTTAAAGCAGCTTCTTTTGACCATTCAATCGGATCGCAAGCACTATATTTCATTGGATAAGCTGTTGCTAACACAACGCCAATGTATGATTACTTGCAATGCCACGAAATTGTTGGCCGTCAATGAACGCTTGAGTGAGATCTATCACGCATTATCTCAAACCGCGACAGAGCGCCTAGCGCTCTTGAAAAAGCTAAAAGTAACGGCTGATAGCAAGGGGATGCAGATACTTTTTCAGCGTTTACCAGAACAGTACCGTGAACATGTTACCGCGCTATGGGCAGATCTGGAACAACGCGTTCTATCCTGTCAACAGAAAAATCTGAGCAATGGTAAACTTATTTCCATGCAACACGATATTTTCGCACCATTACTCGGTTATAAAGAAGCGTTTCTTTATGCTGGCTAA
- the flgA gene encoding flagellar basal body P-ring formation chaperone FlgA: MININFSLFVLKKWKCCFPIVFFRQTTSFSRNLWGHRYFYGDLLLILLFSAHCYIGQAIAAEQSVRKQIYARTAASVSADIARTAKRKNWQDYRVQMNIFIPSEISYYAPCHSPLQVADPDESRSDLARMRYVISCEDPHSWEVAVTVKPDIYLPIWVAKKSIERGKKITPNDIELKKRNISGLFGNYLTDPDEVVGFTVKRRIRDLQPLSVSHLEQPTLVTRGQQVLMIAEQEGVVAQMLGEVLKNGHKGDRVKVKNLSSGKTVNATVDGIGIVRMLVGPN; this comes from the coding sequence ATGATTAATATTAATTTTTCTTTATTCGTCTTAAAAAAATGGAAGTGCTGTTTCCCAATTGTATTTTTCCGCCAGACGACAAGTTTTAGTCGAAATCTATGGGGCCACCGTTATTTTTATGGTGATCTTTTGCTGATATTACTATTTAGCGCTCATTGCTATATCGGGCAGGCTATTGCTGCGGAACAAAGCGTAAGAAAACAGATCTATGCGCGAACAGCCGCTAGCGTCAGCGCTGATATTGCCCGTACCGCCAAGCGTAAAAACTGGCAAGACTACAGGGTACAAATGAATATTTTTATTCCCAGCGAAATCAGTTATTACGCACCCTGTCACAGCCCTCTTCAGGTAGCCGATCCAGACGAGAGTCGGAGTGATCTAGCGCGCATGCGTTATGTGATCAGCTGTGAGGATCCTCACAGCTGGGAAGTTGCAGTTACGGTGAAACCCGATATTTATTTACCGATATGGGTTGCTAAGAAGAGTATTGAACGTGGTAAAAAAATTACTCCTAACGATATCGAGTTAAAAAAACGCAATATCAGTGGCCTCTTTGGCAATTATCTTACTGATCCTGATGAAGTGGTCGGTTTCACCGTTAAACGCCGTATTCGTGATCTCCAGCCATTATCCGTATCCCATCTTGAACAGCCGACTCTGGTTACGCGAGGACAACAAGTATTGATGATTGCTGAACAAGAGGGAGTGGTCGCGCAAATGTTAGGTGAGGTATTAAAAAACGGTCATAAAGGTGATCGGGTAAAAGTAAAAAATTTAAGCAGTGGAAAAACAGTGAACGCCACAGTCGATGGTATTGGTATCGTTCGAATGTTAGTAGGGCCAAATTAG
- the flgB gene encoding flagellar basal body rod protein FlgB (with FlgF and C makes up the proximal portion of the flagellar basal body rod; Yersinia has 2 copies of flgB and other flagellar genes), whose protein sequence is MSFEKSLGVHPKAMQLRLLRAELLAANLAQVNTPHFQAKDIDFVSEMQRVKLKFNTLPDTKIKYRMPYQASTDGNTVALDIEQAEFSKNALDYQTSLSFLNMKLLGLKKAIEGK, encoded by the coding sequence ATGAGTTTTGAAAAATCGCTGGGCGTTCATCCTAAAGCAATGCAGCTTCGACTTCTTAGAGCGGAACTGCTAGCAGCCAACTTAGCTCAAGTGAATACCCCACATTTTCAAGCTAAAGATATTGATTTTGTCTCTGAAATGCAACGTGTAAAACTTAAATTTAATACGCTGCCTGATACGAAAATAAAATATCGCATGCCTTATCAAGCGTCTACAGATGGGAATACAGTGGCATTGGACATTGAGCAAGCAGAATTTTCAAAGAATGCCCTCGACTATCAAACCAGTTTGTCATTTCTGAATATGAAATTACTGGGGCTAAAAAAAGCGATAGAAGGGAAATAA
- the flgC gene encoding flagellar basal body rod protein FlgC, with protein MSFENIYRISGSAMTAQTIRLNTIASNLANIDSPAASAAAVYKTRSPLFSAVYLREGRKYRQGVSGAQVRVLDIVETGNAVQRYEPNHPLANEQGYVFYSDVNVVEQMADMTSAQRSFETNIEVLNSIKSMQKSVLKLGEP; from the coding sequence ATGTCTTTTGAGAATATTTATCGAATATCTGGATCGGCAATGACCGCTCAAACTATCAGGCTGAATACCATTGCCAGTAACCTGGCCAATATTGATTCACCTGCAGCCAGTGCCGCTGCCGTTTATAAGACGCGCAGTCCCCTATTTTCTGCGGTTTATTTGCGCGAAGGCAGGAAGTACCGCCAAGGTGTCAGCGGGGCGCAAGTACGGGTGCTTGACATAGTCGAAACCGGCAATGCAGTACAGCGCTATGAACCTAATCATCCACTTGCTAATGAGCAAGGTTATGTCTTTTATTCAGATGTGAATGTCGTCGAACAAATGGCAGACATGACCTCTGCACAACGCAGCTTTGAAACCAATATTGAAGTCCTCAACAGCATAAAAAGCATGCAAAAAAGTGTATTAAAACTTGGAGAACCATAA
- a CDS encoding flagellar hook capping FlgD N-terminal domain-containing protein: protein MSIPNITEPMNSTGKKTLEPTIQSSKELKDQFMTLLVAQMQHQNPLNPTDGTEFISQLAQLAQLTSSQKMVEATNKNTVLMENMQALAQANLVGQKVMVETNKLESGTETYDARLTLENASAAVTVYLKDKFDKEYKLALGQQEAGTVNFTLDPKELGMPPGQYTLTVVTGTGEEAKTIPLELAGTVNNVRISNGRQPRLNVSGLGDVSFNKISQLGSSVKTPGSVPVAA from the coding sequence ATGTCGATTCCTAATATTACAGAACCGATGAATTCAACGGGTAAGAAAACGCTAGAACCTACAATTCAATCATCAAAAGAATTAAAAGACCAATTTATGACATTGCTGGTCGCACAGATGCAACATCAGAATCCACTTAATCCAACCGACGGGACGGAATTTATTAGTCAGTTGGCCCAATTGGCACAACTTACATCTAGCCAAAAAATGGTCGAGGCTACTAATAAAAATACGGTTCTGATGGAAAACATGCAAGCCTTGGCTCAAGCGAATTTAGTGGGACAAAAGGTGATGGTAGAGACCAATAAACTTGAATCGGGGACAGAAACGTATGATGCGCGTTTAACGTTGGAAAATGCATCAGCCGCTGTTACCGTCTATCTCAAAGATAAGTTTGACAAAGAATATAAACTCGCTCTCGGTCAGCAAGAAGCGGGAACCGTGAATTTCACCCTTGATCCCAAAGAGTTGGGTATGCCCCCTGGGCAATATACGCTCACAGTGGTAACAGGCACTGGTGAAGAAGCCAAAACCATTCCGCTGGAATTAGCGGGTACGGTGAACAATGTGCGTATCTCAAACGGTCGCCAGCCGCGATTGAATGTTTCAGGTTTGGGTGATGTTTCTTTTAACAAAATCAGTCAGCTTGGTTCCAGCGTAAAAACACCAGGTTCAGTGCCTGTTGCTGCTTAA
- a CDS encoding flagellar hook-basal body complex protein, giving the protein MSNNIAVTGLDAITKKLKSISNNIANSGTIGYKSEEAEFAAMYSQGDPMGVAVSGVSHSISRQGTAIRTDNNLDVAISGNGFFILASDEGDTVYTRAGNFDTDIAGNLIGLDGKKVQGSPVDANGVLQQGVVGNLKINKGMIAAKASSEVNVKNNLDARMPIIPTIPNFDPNNDQTYSLTNFTKVYDSLGNEHSFAQYFVKTGVNEWTVHYQLDQVDVGQTALEFNTQGKLVTPNPAIGNTNPPAPPIPGIDPITLAVKYNDFTQYGASSDVNSSRDGNAPGTYKNLTIQADGKISASYSNGESRLMGQILLASFANESHLAPVSKTSWAQTALSGDPVINVPNNGLLGELHVGQREGSNVDVTDQLVKMLSAQHDYQGNAQVLTTNKSMQDTLMRAL; this is encoded by the coding sequence ATGAGTAATAATATCGCTGTCACTGGTTTGGATGCCATTACTAAGAAGTTAAAAAGTATCAGTAATAATATCGCCAACTCGGGCACTATCGGTTATAAATCGGAAGAAGCTGAATTTGCCGCCATGTATTCCCAAGGTGACCCTATGGGTGTGGCAGTCAGTGGCGTATCGCATAGCATCAGCCGACAGGGAACCGCTATTCGGACTGACAATAACCTGGACGTGGCGATCAGTGGTAACGGATTCTTTATTTTGGCGAGTGATGAAGGTGATACGGTTTACACCCGTGCTGGAAATTTCGATACCGATATAGCAGGAAATTTAATTGGTCTTGATGGCAAAAAGGTTCAAGGCTCTCCAGTCGATGCCAATGGTGTATTGCAACAAGGGGTTGTCGGTAATTTAAAAATCAATAAGGGTATGATAGCGGCTAAAGCAAGCAGTGAAGTGAATGTGAAGAATAATTTAGACGCGAGGATGCCTATCATCCCTACCATTCCAAATTTTGACCCCAATAATGATCAGACATACAGCCTTACGAACTTCACCAAAGTTTATGACTCATTAGGCAATGAACATTCTTTTGCTCAGTATTTTGTCAAGACTGGCGTCAATGAGTGGACTGTTCACTACCAACTGGATCAGGTCGATGTAGGCCAAACAGCTCTGGAATTTAACACGCAAGGAAAATTAGTCACGCCTAATCCTGCTATAGGGAATACGAATCCACCAGCCCCTCCTATCCCTGGCATCGATCCCATTACTCTCGCTGTTAAATATAACGATTTTACACAATATGGCGCGTCATCGGATGTCAATAGCAGTCGTGACGGTAATGCGCCTGGTACTTATAAGAATCTGACAATTCAAGCAGATGGCAAGATTAGCGCCAGTTACAGCAATGGCGAATCTAGGTTAATGGGTCAAATTCTGCTCGCGAGTTTTGCCAACGAAAGTCATCTTGCCCCTGTCAGTAAAACTAGCTGGGCACAGACCGCGCTTTCCGGTGATCCCGTAATCAATGTGCCCAACAATGGTTTGTTGGGCGAGCTGCACGTAGGTCAAAGAGAAGGCTCTAACGTCGACGTGACTGACCAACTGGTAAAAATGCTGAGCGCGCAACATGACTATCAAGGCAATGCCCAAGTGTTGACGACCAATAAAAGCATGCAGGATACATTAATGCGGGCGCTATAA
- a CDS encoding flagellar basal body rod protein FlgF, whose protein sequence is MDHFLFTAVSGANRSLAQQKIHANNLSNVNTQGFRADLERSITTRVAGKGYATRFPIALENAGVDMTAGMLKETGLDLDIALKDRGLIALQDGNREVYTRDGHINIGANGELTVHQLPLLGDGGAIVLPPHSSLSIARDGTISIVPQDGIAIPADIDRIKLVDIPANELRKNDRGLLITDLPTHPRDEGILIENRYLEGSNISAVSEMLSSISIGRYFEVQINMIKIAKELAQAGNKLLQG, encoded by the coding sequence ATGGATCATTTTCTATTCACCGCCGTGAGTGGCGCTAATCGTAGCCTGGCTCAACAAAAAATTCATGCTAATAATTTGTCGAATGTCAATACCCAAGGCTTTCGTGCGGATCTGGAAAGATCCATCACCACCAGGGTAGCAGGAAAAGGCTATGCTACCCGTTTTCCTATCGCACTGGAAAACGCCGGGGTTGATATGACTGCCGGCATGTTAAAGGAAACGGGACTTGATCTCGATATTGCTTTGAAAGATCGAGGTTTGATTGCATTGCAAGACGGCAACCGTGAAGTCTACACCCGTGATGGTCATATCAATATTGGTGCGAATGGAGAATTAACGGTTCATCAATTGCCGTTGCTGGGTGATGGTGGGGCCATTGTATTACCCCCTCATAGCTCACTGTCGATAGCCCGTGACGGTACGATTTCTATCGTACCTCAAGATGGGATCGCTATTCCAGCGGATATCGATCGTATCAAACTGGTTGATATCCCGGCGAATGAATTACGCAAGAACGACCGCGGTCTCTTAATCACTGATCTTCCTACTCACCCACGTGATGAAGGTATCCTGATTGAAAATCGCTATCTGGAAGGCAGCAACATTTCTGCAGTCAGCGAGATGCTTTCCAGCATCTCAATCGGTCGTTATTTTGAGGTACAAATCAACATGATAAAAATTGCAAAAGAACTGGCGCAGGCAGGCAATAAACTGCTTCAAGGCTAA
- the flgG gene encoding flagellar basal-body rod protein FlgG: protein MSHATWVSKTGLLAQDAKMKAIANNLANVNTDSFKRDDVIFADLFYQTQRLPGSPVDQNNISPNGIQFGGGVRVVGTQKKFTIGTQKESPNEMHVAITGQGFFQVEMTDGNMAYTRAGNLSKNADGVLTTTEGFPLNPRIELPEGLERLIISENGAVNAMVGGEADPVELGQLTLVNFVNPAGLLPIGNNLYRETTASGEAQEGEPGEGALGKLMQNALEGSNVQVVEEMVEMLAVQQAWEIIAKSITAGNEMDKYVTHNI from the coding sequence ATGAGTCACGCAACATGGGTCAGCAAAACCGGTCTTTTGGCACAAGATGCCAAAATGAAAGCTATTGCTAATAATTTGGCTAACGTTAATACCGATTCTTTTAAACGTGATGACGTTATATTCGCCGATCTATTTTATCAGACTCAGCGACTTCCAGGTTCACCGGTGGATCAGAATAATATCTCTCCTAACGGTATTCAGTTTGGCGGAGGGGTGAGAGTCGTAGGAACGCAAAAGAAATTTACCATAGGTACCCAGAAGGAAAGCCCGAACGAGATGCACGTGGCGATCACGGGGCAAGGTTTTTTCCAGGTAGAAATGACCGATGGCAACATGGCCTACACCCGTGCTGGTAATCTGAGTAAAAACGCGGATGGTGTACTGACAACGACAGAAGGCTTCCCTTTGAATCCGAGGATTGAACTTCCAGAAGGTCTTGAACGGTTAATCATTAGCGAAAACGGTGCTGTCAATGCCATGGTCGGTGGTGAAGCCGATCCGGTTGAGCTCGGGCAACTGACACTGGTTAATTTTGTTAATCCGGCCGGGCTACTTCCCATTGGTAACAATCTTTATAGAGAAACGACAGCCAGTGGTGAGGCGCAGGAAGGGGAACCCGGAGAAGGCGCTTTAGGCAAACTTATGCAGAATGCATTGGAGGGATCTAATGTACAGGTAGTAGAAGAAATGGTTGAGATGCTTGCAGTACAACAAGCTTGGGAAATTATCGCCAAATCGATCACTGCGGGTAATGAGATGGATAAATACGTTACTCATAATATCTAA
- the flgH gene encoding flagellar basal body L-ring protein FlgH has product MKRFLMLTPIVLALCGCESPALLVHKDDAAYAPPENLNQPAPVLQGGGLYQPAYNWSLLQDRRAYRVGDILTVKLDESTQSSKQAKTNFGKNNDMTLGIPEVLGKKLDKFSGSLSGKRKFDGTGSSQQQNMLRGSITVAVHQVLANGVLVIRGEKWLTLNQGDEYMRVTGLVRAEDIERDNSISSQRIANARISYAGRGALSDANSAGWLTRFFNHQLFPI; this is encoded by the coding sequence ATGAAAAGGTTTTTAATGTTAACGCCGATAGTGTTGGCGCTCTGTGGCTGTGAATCTCCGGCATTATTGGTGCATAAAGATGATGCTGCTTATGCTCCACCGGAGAATCTGAACCAGCCAGCACCTGTTTTGCAAGGAGGCGGACTGTATCAACCCGCCTATAACTGGTCTTTGCTGCAAGATCGGCGTGCTTACCGTGTCGGCGATATTTTGACGGTAAAGTTGGATGAATCGACCCAATCGAGTAAGCAAGCGAAGACTAATTTTGGCAAAAATAATGATATGACCCTAGGAATACCGGAGGTATTAGGCAAAAAACTTGACAAATTCAGCGGTTCACTTTCTGGTAAACGTAAATTTGATGGAACCGGCAGCTCACAGCAGCAAAATATGTTGCGTGGTTCGATTACCGTAGCAGTACATCAGGTATTGGCGAACGGCGTATTGGTTATTCGCGGCGAAAAATGGCTCACTCTTAATCAAGGGGATGAATACATGCGTGTGACAGGTCTGGTACGCGCAGAGGATATTGAGCGTGATAACTCCATTTCTTCGCAACGTATTGCTAATGCGCGCATCTCCTACGCAGGTCGTGGTGCGCTCAGTGATGCTAACTCAGCGGGATGGTTGACGCGTTTCTTCAACCATCAGCTGTTCCCTATCTAA
- a CDS encoding flagellar basal body P-ring protein FlgI gives MFQRYFMLLGLWLTLPLANAQPLSSLVDIQGMRGNQLVGYSLVVGLDGTGDKNQVKFTGQSMANMLRQFGVQLPAKIDPKVKNVAAVAISATLPPMYARGQSIDVTVSSIGDAKSLRGGTLLLTQLRGADGEVYALAQGNVVVGGMKAEGNSGSSVTVNTATVGRVPNGASIERQVISDFQTNDTVILNLKRPSFKSANNIAVALNRIFGANTATAQSATNVVVNAPQGAGARVAFMSMLEDVQINAGKQIPRVVFNARTGTVVIGEGVVVRAAAVSHGNLTVSIREDQKVSQPNALSGGETTVTPQSDINVDKDGGKMVIVPAGTSLRSIVNTINSLGASPDDIMAILQALHEAGALDAELVVI, from the coding sequence ATGTTTCAACGTTATTTTATGCTGCTTGGATTATGGCTGACATTACCGCTGGCCAACGCACAGCCCTTAAGCTCTTTGGTCGATATTCAAGGGATGCGTGGTAACCAATTAGTGGGTTACAGCCTGGTAGTAGGTCTGGACGGTACTGGAGATAAAAACCAGGTTAAATTCACGGGTCAATCGATGGCTAATATGTTGCGTCAATTTGGTGTGCAGCTGCCAGCCAAGATTGATCCTAAAGTGAAAAATGTGGCGGCAGTGGCTATCAGCGCCACCTTGCCTCCGATGTACGCCCGTGGTCAATCGATTGATGTTACGGTTTCATCCATTGGTGATGCCAAAAGTTTGCGCGGCGGTACCTTGTTGCTCACTCAGTTACGTGGTGCCGATGGTGAAGTTTATGCATTAGCACAAGGTAATGTGGTGGTTGGCGGTATGAAAGCAGAGGGGAATAGTGGTTCTAGTGTGACAGTGAACACAGCGACTGTAGGACGCGTTCCTAATGGTGCCAGTATTGAGCGGCAAGTGATCAGCGATTTTCAAACCAACGACACCGTGATCCTCAATCTGAAACGCCCTAGCTTTAAATCAGCCAATAATATTGCTGTTGCCCTTAACCGGATCTTCGGTGCCAATACTGCCACAGCTCAAAGCGCAACGAATGTGGTGGTCAATGCACCGCAAGGGGCAGGTGCTCGCGTCGCTTTTATGTCGATGCTAGAAGATGTGCAGATTAATGCTGGCAAGCAGATACCTCGGGTAGTGTTTAACGCGCGTACCGGTACGGTTGTGATCGGTGAAGGGGTGGTAGTACGCGCAGCGGCAGTCTCACACGGCAATTTGACGGTTAGCATTCGTGAGGATCAAAAAGTTAGCCAGCCGAATGCGTTATCGGGAGGTGAAACCACAGTGACGCCACAAAGTGACATCAACGTCGACAAAGACGGTGGAAAAATGGTTATTGTACCAGCGGGTACCAGTTTGCGCAGTATTGTAAACACTATCAATAGCTTAGGTGCATCCCCTGATGACATTATGGCTATCCTGCAAGCGTTACATGAAGCGGGTGCGCTAGATGCTGAACTGGTAGTAATCTAA
- a CDS encoding rod-binding protein: protein MTESIQANEIINKKVISKPSTVIPGSFTGEIQPQNIEEAAIQFEALFMRNLLQQMRKTSDALAEGDNLFNSKQQGVMRDFYDDKLASTLAAQRSSGIADLLIKQLSAQ from the coding sequence ATGACTGAGAGTATCCAGGCGAACGAAATCATTAATAAAAAAGTAATCAGTAAGCCAAGCACCGTGATCCCCGGCAGTTTTACCGGGGAAATTCAGCCGCAAAATATCGAAGAAGCCGCAATACAGTTCGAGGCGTTATTCATGCGCAATTTGTTACAACAGATGCGCAAAACATCTGATGCCTTAGCTGAGGGTGACAATCTGTTTAATAGTAAACAACAAGGGGTCATGCGTGATTTTTACGATGACAAACTCGCATCGACATTGGCTGCACAACGCAGTAGTGGTATCGCTGATTTACTGATTAAACAATTAAGTGCTCAATAG